In Janibacter cremeus, a genomic segment contains:
- the whiA gene encoding DNA-binding protein WhiA — MAMTDKVKDELSRCQVTRTCCRKAEVASVLRFAGGLHKVGRQIVVEAELDTASAARRVRKDIIELYGYETEIMQLAAGGLRRGSRYIVRVSRDGQALARQTGLVDAEGRPVRGLPPRVVGGAVCDAEAAWRGAFLAHGSLTEPGRSSSLEITCPGPEAGLALVGAARRLGIPSKAREVRGVDRVVIRDGDAIGAMLTRLGAHDAVLAWEERRMRREVRATANRLANFDDANLRRSARAAVAAGARVQRAMEILGEEIPDHLREAGQLRLQHKEASLEELGQRAEPPMTKDAVAGRIRRLLAMADKRADDQGIPGTEASLTSDMLDG, encoded by the coding sequence ATGGCGATGACCGACAAGGTCAAGGATGAGCTGAGCAGGTGCCAGGTCACCCGGACCTGCTGCCGGAAGGCCGAGGTCGCCAGCGTGCTCCGCTTCGCCGGCGGGCTGCACAAGGTCGGTCGGCAGATCGTCGTCGAGGCCGAGCTCGACACCGCCAGCGCGGCCCGCCGGGTGCGCAAGGACATCATCGAGCTCTACGGCTACGAGACCGAGATCATGCAGCTGGCTGCCGGTGGCCTGCGCCGGGGGAGTCGGTACATCGTCCGCGTGAGCAGGGACGGCCAGGCGCTGGCCCGACAGACCGGCCTCGTCGACGCCGAGGGCCGGCCCGTGCGGGGGCTGCCGCCCCGTGTGGTCGGTGGCGCGGTCTGCGATGCCGAGGCCGCGTGGCGGGGGGCCTTCCTCGCGCACGGCTCGCTGACGGAGCCCGGGCGCAGCTCGTCCCTCGAGATCACCTGTCCCGGCCCCGAGGCCGGGCTCGCCCTCGTGGGTGCCGCTCGCCGTCTGGGGATCCCGTCCAAGGCACGTGAGGTCCGCGGGGTCGACCGGGTCGTCATCCGTGACGGCGACGCCATCGGCGCCATGTTGACCCGGCTCGGCGCCCATGACGCGGTGCTGGCCTGGGAGGAGCGGCGCATGCGCCGCGAGGTGCGGGCCACGGCCAACCGCCTGGCCAACTTCGACGACGCCAACCTGCGCCGCTCGGCCCGGGCCGCGGTCGCCGCCGGAGCCCGCGTCCAGCGCGCGATGGAGATCCTCGGTGAGGAGATCCCGGACCACCTGCGCGAGGCCGGCCAGCTGCGGCTGCAGCACAAGGAGGCCTCCTTGGAGGAGCTCGGCCAGCGGGCCGAGCCCCCGATGACCAAGGACGCCGTCGCCGGCCGCATCCGCCGGTTGCTGGCCATGGCGGACAAGCGTGCGGACGACCAGGGGATCCCCGGTACCGAGGCCTCCCTCACGTCGGACATGCTCGACGGCTGA
- the gap gene encoding type I glyceraldehyde-3-phosphate dehydrogenase translates to MTVRVGINGFGRIGRNFFRALKASGADMEVVAFNDLGDDATQAHLLKYDSVLGRFGGEVKVVEGGIEVDGSLIRSFAEKDPSRLPWGDLGVDVVVESTGLFTDATAARAHVDAGAKKVIISAPAKNEDLTVVMGVNDGEYDADKHTIISNASCTTNCLAPMAKALNDGLGITKGLMTTIHAYTADQNLQDGPHKDLRRARAAALNIVPTTTGAAKAVALVLPELKGKLDGFAFRVPVPTGSATDLTFEAGRETSVEEVNGIMRAVAAEGPMRGLVTYTEEPIVSTDIETDPASCIFDAGMTRVIGNQVKVVGWYDNEWGYSNRLVDLVDLVGSSL, encoded by the coding sequence GTGACAGTACGAGTTGGCATCAACGGGTTCGGCCGCATCGGCCGCAACTTCTTCCGCGCCCTCAAGGCATCCGGGGCCGACATGGAGGTCGTGGCCTTCAACGACCTGGGTGACGACGCCACCCAGGCGCACCTGCTCAAGTACGACTCGGTACTCGGTCGGTTCGGCGGTGAGGTGAAGGTCGTCGAGGGTGGCATCGAGGTCGACGGTTCGCTGATCAGGTCCTTCGCCGAGAAGGACCCCTCGCGGCTGCCCTGGGGGGACCTCGGCGTGGACGTCGTCGTGGAGTCCACCGGCCTCTTCACCGATGCGACCGCGGCGAGGGCGCACGTCGACGCGGGCGCGAAGAAGGTCATCATCTCCGCGCCGGCCAAGAACGAGGACCTGACCGTCGTGATGGGCGTCAACGACGGCGAGTACGACGCGGACAAGCACACGATCATCTCCAACGCGTCCTGCACGACGAACTGCTTGGCCCCGATGGCCAAGGCGCTCAACGACGGTCTGGGCATCACCAAGGGCCTGATGACCACGATCCACGCCTACACCGCCGACCAGAACCTGCAGGACGGTCCGCACAAGGATCTGCGTCGGGCCAGGGCCGCTGCGCTGAACATCGTGCCGACGACCACCGGCGCCGCCAAGGCGGTCGCGCTGGTCCTGCCGGAGCTGAAGGGCAAGCTGGACGGTTTCGCCTTCCGCGTGCCGGTCCCCACCGGTTCCGCGACGGACCTGACCTTCGAGGCCGGCCGCGAGACCTCCGTCGAGGAGGTCAACGGGATCATGCGTGCGGTCGCTGCAGAGGGGCCGATGCGGGGTTTGGTCACCTACACCGAGGAGCCGATCGTCTCCACGGACATCGAGACCGACCCGGCAAGCTGTATCTTCGACGCGGGCATGACCCGGGTGATCGGCAACCAGGTCAAGGTGGTCGGCTGGTACGACAACGAGTGGGGCTACTCCAACCGCCTCGTCGACCTGGTCGACCTCGTCGGCTCATCCTTGTGA
- a CDS encoding phosphoglycerate kinase — MKTIADLGDLRGRRVLVRSDLNVPLDGETITDDGRIRASLPTITRLADAGARVIVCAHLGRPKGEPDPRFSLAPVAARLGELLGAPVAFATDTVGDSARQSVADLDEGRVAVLENLRFNAGETSKDEGERRAFANALASLADAYVSDGFGVVHRAQASVYDIATRLPAAVGGLVQTEVEVLRRLTSDPTRPYAVVLGGAKVSDKLGVIDNLLATADRLLIGGGMVFTFLRAQGYEVGRSLLEEDQLDVVRGYLERAERDGVEIVLPTDVVAATDFAADADHEVVAADAIPADRMGLDIGPRSGRLFAEKLLDCRTVFWNGPMGAFEMEPFAAGTQSVARALADVTRAGALTVVGGGDSAAAVRQLGFADDDFSHISTGGGASLEYLEGKDLPGLSVFEQQEN; from the coding sequence GTGAAGACCATCGCTGACCTCGGCGACCTGCGCGGCCGGCGCGTCCTCGTCCGGTCCGACCTCAACGTCCCGCTGGACGGGGAGACGATCACCGATGACGGACGGATCAGGGCCTCACTGCCGACGATCACCCGTCTGGCCGACGCGGGTGCGCGTGTCATCGTGTGCGCCCACCTCGGTCGGCCGAAGGGGGAGCCGGACCCGCGCTTCTCACTCGCCCCGGTCGCCGCGCGACTGGGCGAGCTGCTCGGTGCGCCGGTGGCCTTCGCCACCGACACCGTCGGCGACTCCGCCCGCCAGAGCGTCGCGGACCTGGACGAGGGCCGGGTCGCGGTGCTGGAGAACCTTCGCTTCAACGCGGGGGAGACGAGCAAGGACGAGGGCGAGCGAAGGGCCTTCGCCAATGCTCTTGCCTCTCTCGCCGATGCCTACGTGTCCGACGGCTTCGGTGTCGTGCACCGTGCCCAGGCCTCCGTCTACGACATCGCGACCCGGCTGCCGGCCGCTGTCGGCGGGCTCGTCCAGACCGAGGTCGAGGTGCTGCGTCGTCTGACGAGCGACCCGACGCGGCCCTACGCGGTCGTTCTCGGTGGTGCCAAGGTCAGTGACAAGCTCGGCGTCATCGACAACCTCCTGGCCACCGCCGATCGTCTGCTCATCGGCGGCGGCATGGTCTTCACCTTCCTCAGGGCCCAGGGGTACGAGGTGGGCAGGAGCCTCCTCGAGGAGGACCAACTCGACGTCGTGCGCGGGTATCTCGAGCGGGCCGAGCGCGACGGTGTCGAGATCGTGCTGCCCACCGACGTCGTCGCGGCCACCGATTTCGCCGCGGACGCCGACCACGAGGTCGTGGCAGCCGACGCGATCCCCGCCGACCGGATGGGGCTGGACATCGGCCCGCGCTCCGGTCGCCTCTTCGCCGAAAAACTCCTGGACTGCCGCACCGTCTTCTGGAACGGCCCGATGGGTGCCTTCGAGATGGAGCCCTTCGCTGCCGGCACCCAGTCCGTCGCCCGGGCCCTGGCCGACGTGACCAGGGCCGGTGCCCTCACCGTCGTCGGCGGTGGCGACTCCGCCGCTGCCGTGCGTCAGCTCGGTTTCGCCGACGACGATTTCAGTCACATCAGCACCGGTGGTGGTGCCAGCCTCGAGTACCTCGAGGGCAAGGACCTGCCGGGTCTGTCCGTCTTCGAGCAGCAGGAGAACTGA